In Paenibacillus kyungheensis, the following are encoded in one genomic region:
- the ffh gene encoding signal recognition particle protein, translating into MAFESLTTRLQNVFSKLRGKGKVSEEDVNEAMREVRLALLEADVNFKVVKEFISKVKEKAVGTDVMESFTPGMVIIDIVNKELTELMGGTQSKLAKAAKPPTVIMMVGLQGAGKTTTSGKLAKMLQKQNHRPLLVAGDIYRPAAIKQLQVLGEQINAPVFTMGDQTSPVEIARQALQEAKTNNNDYVIIDTAGRLHIDEELMDELRQIHELTNPDEVLLVVDAMTGQDAVNVAENFNSQLQLTGVVLTKLDGDTRGGAALSVKAVTGCPIKFTTLGEKLDAMEAFHPERMASRILGMGDMLSLIEKAQMNIDEDKAKEMERKMRNAEFTFEDFLEQMDQVKKLGPLDQIMDMIPGMGKMKNQNLQVDDKQVGRIEAIVQSMTVQEKQHPEVINHSRRKRIATGSGTSVAEVNRLIKQFDEMRRMMKQFSDMMDPKGGGKNNKMMKQMQKMGGKGMKFPFR; encoded by the coding sequence ATGGCATTTGAAAGCTTAACAACACGACTGCAAAACGTATTTAGCAAACTTCGCGGTAAAGGTAAAGTATCTGAAGAAGATGTAAACGAAGCAATGCGCGAAGTACGGTTAGCGTTGCTTGAAGCAGACGTTAATTTCAAAGTCGTTAAAGAATTCATTTCCAAAGTAAAAGAAAAAGCGGTCGGTACAGATGTGATGGAAAGCTTCACACCTGGCATGGTTATTATCGACATTGTTAATAAAGAATTGACCGAGTTGATGGGTGGAACACAGTCCAAACTTGCCAAAGCAGCCAAACCACCAACAGTGATTATGATGGTTGGTTTGCAAGGTGCTGGTAAAACAACCACATCCGGTAAACTAGCTAAAATGCTTCAAAAACAAAATCATCGTCCACTACTGGTTGCAGGCGATATTTATCGTCCGGCAGCGATCAAGCAGTTGCAAGTACTGGGAGAGCAAATCAATGCGCCTGTATTTACAATGGGAGATCAGACAAGTCCAGTTGAAATTGCTCGTCAAGCATTGCAAGAAGCCAAAACGAACAATAATGATTACGTGATTATTGATACAGCAGGTCGCTTGCATATTGATGAAGAATTAATGGATGAATTGCGTCAGATTCATGAATTAACGAATCCAGACGAAGTGCTGTTAGTTGTAGATGCGATGACAGGTCAGGATGCAGTTAATGTAGCCGAGAACTTTAACAGTCAATTGCAATTAACAGGTGTAGTATTGACCAAGCTTGATGGAGATACTCGTGGTGGTGCAGCATTGTCTGTCAAAGCCGTAACAGGTTGCCCGATTAAATTCACAACACTTGGTGAAAAGCTAGACGCTATGGAAGCTTTCCATCCAGAACGTATGGCTTCACGTATTCTAGGTATGGGTGATATGCTATCACTGATCGAAAAAGCTCAAATGAATATCGATGAAGACAAGGCAAAAGAAATGGAACGTAAAATGCGTAATGCCGAGTTCACATTTGAAGATTTCTTAGAGCAAATGGATCAAGTGAAAAAGCTTGGACCGCTTGATCAGATTATGGACATGATTCCTGGTATGGGAAAAATGAAAAACCAAAATCTACAAGTAGATGATAAGCAAGTAGGACGTATCGAAGCAATTGTTCAGTCGATGACTGTTCAGGAGAAACAACATCCAGAAGTGATTAATCATAGTCGTCGTAAGCGGATTGCTACAGGGAGCGGAACGTCTGTTGCAGAAGTAAACCGTCTGATCAAGCAGTTCGATGAGATGCGCCGTATGATGAAGCAGTTCTCGGATATGATGGATCCTAAGGGCGGCGGCAAAAACAATAAAATGATGAAACAAATGCAAAAAATGGGTGGTAAAGGAATGAAATTTCCTTTCCGTTAA
- the ftsY gene encoding signal recognition particle-docking protein FtsY, giving the protein MSFFKKLKDSISTKTETVTKQFRDGLEKTRKGFVEKVSDLVIRRKKIDEEFYEELEEILIGADVGVNTVMELIDDLRDEVRIRRIENAAELQPVLSEKLTGLLRGNENTGLNMQPSGITVILFVGVNGVGKTTTIGKMAHRFKQEGKKVLLAAGDTFRAGAIEQLEVWGQRAGVEVIKQQSGSDPAAVMYDAVRAAKQRGADVLLCDTAGRLQNKSNLMDELNKIFRVIQREIPDAPHEVLMVLDATTGQNALSQAKLFGEKSGVTGLVLTKLDGTAKGGIVVAIRQELDLPVKFVGLGEKIDDLQPFDSEQFVHALFAGLIQEEEETEQADSKE; this is encoded by the coding sequence ATGAGCTTTTTTAAAAAGTTAAAAGACAGTATTTCTACAAAAACAGAAACAGTAACCAAACAGTTCCGTGATGGTCTGGAAAAAACGCGTAAAGGGTTTGTCGAAAAAGTATCTGACCTTGTGATTCGTCGCAAAAAAATCGATGAAGAATTTTATGAAGAATTAGAAGAGATCCTAATTGGAGCAGATGTGGGCGTCAACACAGTGATGGAACTGATTGATGATCTTCGTGATGAAGTGCGTATTCGTAGAATCGAAAATGCTGCTGAACTACAACCTGTATTATCTGAGAAATTAACAGGTTTACTTCGTGGAAACGAAAATACAGGCTTAAACATGCAACCAAGTGGAATTACAGTCATTCTATTTGTTGGTGTGAATGGTGTTGGTAAAACAACAACAATTGGTAAAATGGCACACCGTTTCAAACAAGAAGGCAAAAAAGTACTACTGGCAGCAGGAGATACATTCCGTGCCGGTGCTATCGAGCAATTAGAAGTATGGGGTCAACGTGCAGGGGTAGAAGTCATTAAGCAACAATCAGGTTCTGATCCGGCAGCCGTAATGTACGATGCTGTACGTGCAGCTAAGCAACGTGGAGCAGATGTATTGTTATGTGATACCGCAGGACGTTTACAAAATAAAAGTAATCTAATGGATGAGTTGAATAAAATTTTCCGAGTTATTCAACGTGAAATTCCAGACGCTCCGCATGAAGTACTGATGGTATTGGATGCTACAACAGGTCAGAATGCATTAAGTCAGGCTAAATTGTTCGGTGAGAAAAGTGGCGTGACTGGTCTGGTATTGACCAAGTTAGATGGAACAGCTAAAGGCGGAATTGTTGTTGCGATTCGTCAAGAATTAGATTTACCTGTGAAATTTGTAGGTTTGGGTGAGAAGATCGATGATCTACAACCATTTGATAGTGAGCAATTTGTACATGCTCTATTTGCTGGTTTGATTCAAGAAGAGGAAGAGACAGAACAAGCCGACTCTAAAGAGTAA
- a CDS encoding putative DNA-binding protein: MSQENRLDKTTRVNSLFDFYELLLTDKQQMFLKYYFHDDYSLGEIAAEFSISRQAVYEHIKRAEQVLEMYEEKLGLMEKHYRRLRDLEELKNTLSTSGIAHDQQSHMMDIVERLEGND, translated from the coding sequence ATGAGTCAAGAGAATCGGCTCGATAAAACGACCCGTGTTAATTCATTATTTGATTTCTATGAGCTTCTGCTTACAGACAAACAGCAGATGTTCCTTAAATACTATTTTCATGATGATTACTCTCTTGGAGAGATTGCCGCAGAGTTCAGTATTAGTCGACAAGCGGTGTACGAACACATCAAACGTGCCGAGCAAGTATTAGAGATGTATGAAGAAAAGCTTGGTTTGATGGAAAAGCATTATCGTCGTTTACGCGATCTAGAAGAACTTAAAAACACATTATCTACAAGCGGGATAGCTCATGATCAACAATCGCATATGATGGATATCGTAGAGCGCTTGGAAGGTAACGATTAA
- the rnc gene encoding ribonuclease III, producing MNGDVKQLQQQIQIQFQNRQLLKQAFTHASYVNEHRFSQHQDNERLEFLGDAVLELTVSEYLYNAYPERPEGELTKLRAAIVCEPSLVKFAEALDFGRYVLLGKGEELTGGRQRPALLADVFESFIGALYLDQGLEAVKSFLNAHVFSGISPGGQFQMMDFKTELQELTQHHNMGVLEYRIIEEKGPAHEREFVSEVCMGEESLGQGAGRSKKEAEQRAAAAALNRLKLK from the coding sequence TTGAACGGAGATGTGAAACAGCTACAACAGCAAATTCAAATCCAATTTCAAAACCGTCAATTGCTCAAACAGGCGTTCACTCATGCTTCTTATGTGAATGAACATCGGTTTAGTCAGCATCAAGATAATGAGCGTCTCGAATTTTTGGGCGATGCGGTTTTGGAATTGACAGTGTCGGAGTACCTGTACAATGCATATCCTGAGCGTCCTGAAGGTGAACTTACGAAATTGCGTGCAGCGATTGTATGCGAACCTTCGTTAGTGAAATTTGCAGAAGCGCTCGACTTTGGCAGATACGTTTTGCTTGGCAAAGGAGAAGAATTGACAGGCGGACGTCAGCGTCCAGCACTGCTCGCTGATGTTTTTGAATCTTTTATTGGAGCATTATATCTGGATCAAGGCTTAGAAGCTGTGAAGTCTTTTCTAAACGCACATGTATTCTCAGGCATTTCTCCAGGTGGGCAGTTCCAGATGATGGACTTCAAGACCGAGCTTCAGGAATTAACTCAGCATCACAATATGGGAGTACTGGAGTATCGTATTATTGAAGAGAAAGGCCCTGCACATGAGCGGGAGTTTGTCTCGGAAGTATGTATGGGAGAAGAGAGTTTAGGTCAGGGAGCCGGGCGTTCTAAAAAAGAAGCAGAGCAACGGGCAGCTGCCGCGGCATTGAATCGGTTGAAGTTGAAATAA
- the smc gene encoding chromosome segregation protein SMC has product MFLKRIELAGFKSFADKTEMEFVKGITAVVGPNGSGKSNISDGIRWVLGEQSAKSLRGGKMEDIIFAGSDSRKAVSYSEVSLTLDNEDQTLPLDFGEVTITRRVHRSGDSEYLINKQSCRLKDITELFMDTGIGKEAYSIIGQGRIEEILSTRSEDRRGIFEEASGIVKYKSRKKDAVRKLDDTEQNLLRIYDLVHELEDQIEPLKEQSTKAIHFKELKEELKHKEISLYVHGIERIHTAWSTASAKMAELEKVQQRLASVVSGHDEKLENERGALREAEEAVETLQGLLLQYSEQTEKSEGLGELLKERRLNLEQNQKQLGVALERSEERTSQRTDESQQLQTKFATLTKQLHELQQMIAQEENSLLQINGGIGQHQEESLKGELLELMNTMAQARNEIRYADQQTENTQRRMVRAESESGKWQTEKKRLEDSKAASAVQTDKLAKEIAKVRVDYIQHSEQLHKLQKSGEEMQTAIRKWEQRREALISRRDTMQEMQEDFEGFMLGVKEVLKASRNSQLQGVHGAVAELITVPEKLELAMETALGASVQHVVMENEEVSRKAIAFLKQRQLGRATFLPLDVIRPRKMQDNDKRLAENAEGFVGIGAELVGYDERYAAIVGSLIGSVVIAETLEQANRIAGKLGYRYRIVTLEGDVVNAGGSMTGGSQHKKNNNLLGRKRQLDQLEHEIVESESQVKRLQKEIIDVQKRLQDHENRLDQLRADGDRKRTEEQQVAGELKQIEHELRHVNEQYELYGQEKSSYTEELATIAKARKEAEQKLIELQKQEQAIQDGIQNAEKMRKSNESAKEQLQEKVTDLKIREGKLSQEIFSLEEQLSRSQEESQDYGQELQSNRDQLAVIVKDLEKNEREQKRQREELERLRRKRTETSEQLELKRAERARLQQKLELEENETREQRNELKVVEDELRKIEIQVNRLDVELENILAKLREDYELTYEMAKRDYELPEDIEFAEKEVRHLKSRITNLGEVNLGAIEEYQRVNERYEFLTLQQNDLVEAKTTLYQVIREMDEEMSKRFKVTFDAIRGQFGTVFSKLFGGGRADLVLIDPDRMLETGIDIVAQPPGKKLQNLQLLSGGERALTAMALLFAILQVKPVPFCVLDEVEAALDEANVVRFAQYLREFSGLTQFIVVTHRKGTMEEADVLYGVTMEEGGVSKLVSVKLDDEEADIA; this is encoded by the coding sequence ATGTTCCTGAAAAGAATAGAATTAGCAGGATTTAAATCTTTTGCTGATAAGACAGAAATGGAATTTGTAAAAGGCATTACCGCCGTTGTCGGACCAAACGGTAGCGGTAAAAGTAACATATCTGACGGAATCCGCTGGGTGCTTGGTGAGCAAAGTGCCAAGTCTCTTCGTGGTGGCAAAATGGAAGATATCATTTTTGCAGGTAGCGATAGTCGAAAAGCAGTCAGCTATTCAGAAGTATCGCTGACACTCGACAATGAAGATCAGACATTACCACTTGATTTCGGTGAAGTCACGATTACGCGTCGTGTACATCGTAGTGGAGATAGCGAATATTTGATTAACAAACAATCGTGTCGTCTCAAAGACATCACCGAGTTATTTATGGATACAGGAATCGGAAAAGAAGCGTATTCGATTATCGGGCAAGGACGGATCGAAGAAATACTAAGTACTCGTTCTGAAGATCGACGGGGTATTTTTGAAGAAGCATCTGGTATTGTAAAATACAAATCTCGTAAAAAAGACGCTGTTCGCAAATTAGATGATACCGAGCAAAATTTATTACGTATTTATGATCTTGTGCATGAGCTTGAAGATCAAATAGAACCGCTCAAAGAACAATCGACCAAAGCGATTCATTTTAAAGAACTGAAAGAAGAACTTAAACATAAAGAAATCTCTCTCTATGTTCATGGGATTGAACGGATTCATACAGCTTGGAGTACAGCAAGTGCCAAAATGGCTGAACTGGAAAAAGTACAACAACGACTAGCTAGTGTCGTATCCGGTCATGATGAGAAGCTTGAAAATGAACGTGGTGCTCTACGTGAAGCGGAAGAAGCCGTAGAAACATTACAAGGACTGTTGTTGCAATATAGCGAGCAGACAGAGAAGTCTGAAGGTCTGGGCGAATTACTCAAAGAACGCCGCCTTAATTTAGAGCAAAATCAAAAGCAATTAGGTGTAGCGTTAGAGCGTAGTGAAGAACGTACCAGTCAGCGCACAGATGAAAGTCAACAGCTACAGACCAAATTTGCCACATTGACCAAGCAGTTACATGAACTACAACAAATGATTGCTCAAGAAGAAAATAGTTTGTTGCAGATTAATGGTGGTATTGGACAGCATCAAGAAGAAAGTTTAAAAGGTGAACTTTTAGAATTGATGAATACAATGGCACAAGCTCGTAATGAAATTCGGTATGCTGATCAACAGACAGAGAATACTCAGCGGCGGATGGTACGAGCTGAAAGTGAATCGGGTAAATGGCAGACCGAGAAAAAACGGCTTGAAGATAGCAAAGCCGCTTCTGCGGTACAAACCGATAAGTTGGCTAAAGAAATCGCTAAAGTACGTGTTGATTATATTCAACATAGTGAGCAATTGCATAAATTGCAAAAGTCTGGCGAAGAAATGCAGACAGCTATTCGCAAATGGGAACAGCGCCGTGAAGCGTTGATATCTCGCCGTGATACGATGCAGGAAATGCAAGAAGATTTTGAAGGCTTTATGCTAGGAGTCAAAGAAGTACTCAAAGCTTCACGCAATTCTCAGCTTCAAGGTGTACACGGAGCTGTTGCTGAACTTATTACAGTTCCTGAAAAATTAGAACTGGCTATGGAGACAGCACTAGGCGCTTCCGTACAGCATGTCGTTATGGAAAATGAAGAAGTATCGCGTAAAGCGATCGCTTTTTTGAAGCAACGTCAATTAGGCCGAGCTACATTTTTGCCACTAGATGTTATTCGTCCACGTAAAATGCAAGACAATGACAAACGACTTGCTGAAAATGCAGAAGGTTTTGTCGGTATTGGTGCTGAGCTTGTAGGTTATGATGAGCGTTATGCAGCGATCGTAGGCAGTCTGATCGGTAGTGTAGTTATAGCAGAGACGTTAGAACAAGCCAACCGTATAGCAGGGAAATTAGGTTACCGTTACCGGATCGTTACACTTGAAGGTGATGTGGTGAACGCGGGTGGATCGATGACCGGTGGTAGTCAACACAAAAAGAACAACAATCTACTAGGACGCAAGCGTCAACTTGATCAACTAGAGCATGAGATTGTTGAAAGTGAATCTCAAGTCAAACGTCTACAAAAAGAAATTATCGATGTGCAAAAACGATTGCAAGATCATGAAAATCGTCTGGATCAATTGCGAGCAGATGGTGATCGCAAACGTACAGAAGAACAGCAAGTTGCAGGTGAACTCAAACAAATCGAACATGAGTTACGTCATGTGAATGAACAATATGAATTATACGGGCAAGAGAAAAGCAGTTATACCGAAGAGTTAGCCACTATTGCCAAAGCTCGTAAAGAAGCAGAACAGAAACTGATTGAATTGCAAAAGCAAGAGCAGGCGATTCAAGACGGTATTCAAAATGCAGAAAAAATGCGTAAATCAAATGAGTCTGCTAAAGAGCAACTGCAAGAAAAAGTGACTGATCTCAAAATTCGTGAAGGTAAGCTCAGTCAGGAAATATTTTCGCTGGAAGAGCAGTTGTCTCGTTCACAGGAAGAATCGCAAGATTATGGTCAGGAGTTACAGAGCAATCGTGACCAACTGGCTGTGATTGTCAAAGATTTGGAAAAAAATGAACGAGAACAAAAGCGTCAGCGTGAAGAATTGGAACGTCTACGCCGTAAACGTACAGAGACCAGCGAACAACTAGAGTTAAAACGTGCAGAACGTGCGCGATTACAACAAAAGTTAGAGTTGGAAGAAAACGAAACGCGGGAACAACGAAATGAACTCAAAGTCGTTGAAGATGAACTTCGCAAAATAGAGATTCAAGTCAATCGTCTAGATGTAGAGTTGGAAAATATTCTAGCTAAATTACGCGAAGATTATGAACTCACTTACGAAATGGCAAAAAGAGATTATGAATTACCCGAAGATATCGAGTTCGCTGAAAAAGAGGTACGTCATCTCAAATCTAGAATTACCAACTTGGGTGAAGTCAATCTAGGAGCGATCGAAGAATATCAACGCGTCAATGAACGCTATGAATTTTTAACACTTCAACAAAATGATCTGGTTGAAGCCAAAACAACGCTGTATCAAGTTATTCGCGAAATGGATGAAGAAATGTCCAAACGTTTCAAAGTTACATTCGATGCGATTCGTGGTCAGTTTGGAACGGTCTTCAGTAAATTGTTCGGAGGCGGTCGTGCTGATCTTGTATTGATTGATCCTGATCGTATGCTAGAAACAGGGATTGATATTGTGGCACAACCACCGGGTAAAAAATTGCAAAATCTACAATTACTTTCTGGTGGCGAACGGGCTTTAACTGCGATGGCATTATTATTTGCAATTTTACAAGTCAAACCTGTACCGTTCTGCGTACTGGATGAAGTAGAAGCAGCACTTGATGAAGCGAATGTCGTGCGGTTTGCACAGTATTTAAGAGAGTTTTCAGGACTTACCCAGTTTATCGTAGTCACTCATCGTAAAGGCACGATGGAAGAAGCTGACGTGCTCTATGGAGTCACCATGGAAGAAGGCGGCGTATCGAAGTTAGTCTCGGTCAAATTAGATGATGAAGAAGCAGATATTGCGTAA
- the fabF gene encoding beta-ketoacyl-ACP synthase II codes for MKHRVVITGLGVMTSLGKDKDTFWNNIITGQSGVSTIESFDVSGYPTQIAAEVKDFNAEDYMERKEARKMDRFVQFAEAATVEALKDSKLNIAEDTDPERVGVIIGSGIGGLGTFEDQHAILMQKGPKRISPFFIPMMIANMASGHVSILHGAKGPNLAPVSACASGSHAIGDSFKFIRDGEADVMITGGAEATIRPSGLGGFCAMRAMSTRNDEATTASRPFDTGRDGFVMGEGSGIMILESLEHAQKRGAHIYAEVIGYGLSADAHHMTEPDPDGPARCMKMAIRSAGITPEDIDYINAHGTSTPVGDKSETKAIKLALGDHAYNIAVSSTKSMTGHLLGAAGGIEAVICALSLENQIIAPTINLHDQDPECDLDYVPNEARKADLNVVMSNSFGFGGHNASIILKKFEV; via the coding sequence TTGAAGCATAGAGTAGTAATTACAGGCTTGGGAGTTATGACTTCCCTTGGTAAAGATAAAGATACATTTTGGAATAATATTATTACCGGTCAATCCGGTGTAAGTACCATTGAAAGTTTTGATGTCAGTGGCTATCCTACGCAAATTGCTGCCGAAGTCAAAGACTTCAATGCAGAAGATTATATGGAACGCAAAGAAGCACGTAAAATGGATCGTTTTGTTCAATTTGCAGAAGCAGCAACTGTAGAAGCATTAAAAGACAGTAAGCTTAATATTGCAGAAGATACTGATCCTGAACGTGTAGGGGTTATTATCGGATCTGGTATTGGTGGTCTAGGAACGTTTGAAGATCAACATGCTATTCTGATGCAAAAAGGACCTAAACGGATTAGTCCGTTCTTTATTCCGATGATGATCGCTAATATGGCTTCTGGTCATGTATCTATTCTTCACGGCGCAAAAGGACCAAACTTGGCTCCTGTAAGTGCTTGTGCAAGTGGTAGTCATGCGATTGGAGATTCATTTAAATTTATCCGTGATGGTGAAGCAGACGTTATGATCACTGGTGGTGCTGAAGCAACGATTCGTCCTTCGGGATTGGGTGGTTTCTGTGCGATGCGTGCGATGTCTACACGCAACGATGAAGCAACAACAGCAAGTCGTCCGTTTGATACCGGTCGTGATGGATTTGTAATGGGTGAAGGTTCAGGAATTATGATTCTTGAATCGTTGGAACATGCTCAAAAGCGTGGTGCTCATATCTATGCTGAAGTAATCGGTTATGGATTAAGCGCAGATGCTCATCATATGACAGAGCCTGATCCTGATGGCCCAGCTCGTTGTATGAAAATGGCGATTCGCAGTGCAGGAATTACACCGGAAGATATTGATTATATCAATGCTCATGGTACATCTACTCCTGTAGGCGATAAGTCCGAAACGAAAGCAATCAAATTGGCATTAGGCGATCATGCGTATAACATCGCTGTAAGTTCGACCAAGTCGATGACAGGTCATTTATTAGGAGCAGCTGGTGGTATCGAAGCTGTAATCTGTGCACTATCTTTAGAAAATCAGATTATTGCTCCAACGATCAATTTGCATGATCAAGATCCTGAATGTGATTTAGACTATGTGCCGAATGAAGCGCGTAAAGCAGATTTGAATGTAGTAATGTCCAACTCTTTTGGATTCGGGGGGCACAATGCCTCAATCATCCTGAAGAAATTTGAAGTGTAA
- a CDS encoding KH domain-containing protein translates to MEQLVMVIAKALVDHPDDVKVNVVEKENLIVYELSVHPDDAGKVIGKQGRIAKALRTVVTSAAVKTNKRVTVDIMS, encoded by the coding sequence ATGGAACAATTAGTAATGGTTATTGCTAAAGCTCTCGTGGATCATCCCGATGATGTAAAAGTGAACGTTGTGGAAAAAGAGAACTTGATCGTATACGAACTTAGCGTCCATCCGGACGATGCCGGTAAAGTCATCGGCAAGCAAGGACGTATCGCCAAGGCTCTCCGCACGGTCGTTACATCAGCAGCAGTCAAGACTAATAAACGGGTGACCGTTGATATAATGTCTTAA
- the rpsP gene encoding 30S ribosomal protein S16, translated as MAVRIRLKRIGAHKAPFYRIVVSDSRSPRDGRFIEEIGTYNPIAEPSVTKIDEEKALQWLQQGAQASDTVRNLLSKAGVMKKFHELKQQK; from the coding sequence GTGGCAGTACGTATTCGTCTAAAACGCATCGGTGCTCATAAAGCGCCTTTCTATCGTATCGTGGTTTCCGATTCTCGGTCCCCTCGTGATGGCCGTTTCATCGAAGAAATCGGTACTTATAATCCAATTGCAGAACCTTCTGTAACTAAGATTGATGAGGAAAAAGCTCTTCAATGGCTTCAACAAGGAGCACAAGCTTCTGATACCGTTCGCAACTTGCTTAGCAAAGCGGGCGTTATGAAAAAGTTTCATGAGCTTAAACAGCAAAAATAA
- the fabG gene encoding 3-oxoacyl-[acyl-carrier-protein] reductase, producing MSKPLQGQAALVTGASRGIGRSIALALAEAGADIAVNYAGSEDAANETVRLIEELGVKAFAVRANVGIAAEAEAMVKQVNETFGKIDILINNAGITRDNLIMRMKEDEFDQVIETNLKGVFNCLKAVTRPMMKQRYGRIINISSVVGVLGNPGQANYVAAKAGVIGLTKASAKELASRGITVNCVAPGFIATDMTDELSEELRNKMLEGIPLARLGQPEEIASVVSFLVSPAASYMTGQTLHVDGGMYM from the coding sequence ATGAGTAAGCCACTTCAAGGACAAGCTGCTTTGGTTACAGGAGCTTCACGAGGAATAGGTCGTAGTATTGCGCTTGCACTAGCAGAAGCTGGAGCAGATATCGCAGTCAACTATGCAGGTAGTGAAGATGCTGCTAACGAAACGGTACGTCTGATCGAAGAATTAGGTGTCAAAGCTTTTGCAGTTCGCGCCAATGTAGGTATTGCTGCGGAAGCAGAAGCAATGGTCAAACAAGTTAATGAAACATTTGGTAAAATCGACATTTTGATTAATAATGCAGGTATTACCCGTGATAACCTGATCATGCGAATGAAAGAAGACGAATTTGATCAAGTGATTGAGACGAACCTCAAAGGCGTATTCAATTGCCTCAAAGCGGTGACTCGTCCCATGATGAAACAACGTTACGGTCGCATTATTAATATTTCTTCTGTAGTTGGTGTACTAGGTAACCCTGGTCAAGCTAACTATGTCGCAGCCAAAGCAGGTGTGATTGGTTTAACCAAAGCATCGGCAAAAGAATTAGCTTCACGTGGCATCACAGTGAATTGTGTGGCGCCCGGATTTATTGCAACAGATATGACGGATGAACTGAGTGAAGAACTGCGTAACAAAATGCTAGAAGGGATTCCGCTTGCACGTCTCGGTCAACCCGAGGAAATTGCATCGGTTGTTTCTTTCCTGGTATCACCAGCAGCTTCTTACATGACAGGGCAGACGCTTCATGTGGATGGCGGTATGTACATGTAA
- the trhA gene encoding PAQR family membrane homeostasis protein TrhA, whose amino-acid sequence MADTHTYSRKEEVANAVTHGIGAALSIAALVILIVFATLKGSPWHVVSFTIYGVSMLLLYISSTLVHGFRDGKAKDLFEIFDHSAIYLFIAGTYTPLMLIVVKGVLGWSIFGIVWGIAILGCAFKAYFVKRFLFMSTIFYILMGWLIVVAWEPLTTNMASGGIILLAIGGLMYTLGTIFYVWRGFPFHHAVWHLFVLAGSILHFFMILFYVLPIHL is encoded by the coding sequence ATGGCTGATACACATACTTATAGCCGTAAAGAAGAAGTAGCTAATGCTGTAACTCATGGTATAGGAGCTGCTCTTAGTATTGCTGCCCTTGTTATTTTGATTGTATTTGCTACATTAAAAGGTAGCCCGTGGCATGTAGTCAGTTTTACGATTTATGGAGTTAGTATGTTGTTGTTATATATTAGCTCAACATTGGTTCATGGATTTAGAGATGGCAAAGCCAAAGATTTGTTTGAAATTTTTGATCATTCAGCGATTTATCTATTTATTGCAGGCACATATACACCTTTAATGCTTATTGTTGTTAAAGGAGTTCTAGGTTGGAGTATTTTTGGAATCGTATGGGGTATAGCTATTTTGGGCTGTGCGTTTAAAGCGTATTTCGTCAAACGGTTTTTATTTATGTCGACGATTTTTTATATTTTAATGGGCTGGTTAATCGTTGTCGCTTGGGAACCGTTAACGACCAATATGGCAAGTGGTGGTATTATTTTACTCGCTATTGGCGGACTGATGTATACACTTGGAACGATCTTTTATGTATGGCGCGGATTTCCTTTTCATCATGCGGTCTGGCATCTATTCGTACTCGCAGGAAGCATTTTGCATTTCTTTATGATTTTATTTTATGTGTTGCCGATTCATCTATAA
- the acpP gene encoding acyl carrier protein, which yields MSDVLDRVKRIVIDRLGADEAEIKLESSFKDDLGADSLDVVELVMELEDEFDLEISDEDAEKITTVGEVVTYIQSHT from the coding sequence ATGTCTGATGTTTTGGATCGTGTAAAACGCATCGTTATTGACCGTTTGGGAGCTGACGAAGCTGAAATTAAATTAGAATCATCTTTTAAAGATGATCTTGGAGCAGATTCGCTTGATGTAGTGGAACTGGTTATGGAATTGGAAGATGAGTTTGACTTGGAAATTTCTGACGAAGATGCGGAGAAAATTACGACCGTAGGTGAAGTTGTAACTTACATACAATCTCATACCTAA